Genomic DNA from Azospirillum sp. B510:
TCGGCAACCGCCGCTTCGGCGCCATGCTGCTCGAACAGAACGCCCGTCCGATGGCCGAGCGCCGGGCCGCCTTCGCCCAAGCGCTGGCCGATCATCAGGGTGACCGGGCCCAACGCGACGACATCACCCTGGTCGGCTTCGCCGTTTCCCCGGCCGCCCCCGCGGTGTCCCCCGATATCGGCCCGATACCGGCATGACATGACCGCCGGCTCATCTTCATCACACCCCATCCACCCGTAAGGCAGGTCGTCAAGGTACGATGAAAGGCAACGAACTCTTCAACCTACAGGAACTGCTGTCGCGGCAAAAGCTGCTGATCTGCTTCAGTGGCCCCTTCAGCCACAGCGTCATCGAGGAGCTGGGCAAGGCGGTCCGCAACCATCTGGAAAATGAGCGGATCGAGAAGTCGGCGATCATGGACGTCTTCTCCGTCTATGTGGAGCAGGCCCAGAATGTCCGGAACTACACCGCATCGCGGGAGGCGCTGGGCCGGCCGATCCCGGCCAACAGCGGCATCGTGGTGATCGGCAAGGAGGACGACCATTATGTCGTGAGTTCCGGCAATCTGGTCGAGGCGGACGATGTCCCCGGCCTGTCGGCGATGCTGGAGAAATTGCGCGGACTGGACAAGGCCGGCCTGAAGGCCGCCTACAAGGAGCAGTCCCGCAAACCCCGCGAGTCCGGTGCCAGCGGCGCCGGCCTGGGGCTGATCGACATGGCGCGCAAGGCCTCGCGGCCGTTGGAATATTCGGTGCGCGCGGTGGACGATGCCTATTTCTTCTTCAGCCTTGAAGTGCAGCTATAAGAATTCACGGAACACGCATAATGGACAGCTTGCGGATCGAGGCAACCTCCTGCTCGCCCCTGATCGATTTCGATCCAGAGGCCGGACTCCTGCGCATCGAAGGGGAGTCCTATCCGGAAAATTCCTTCGACTTCTATGCGCCGGTGTTCAACTGGCTGGAAGAATACCTGATGACACCTGCGCCGACGGTGGTGCTGGACATCGGGCTGAGCTACCTCAACACCAGCAGCATCAAATGCATGATCGACGTGCTGGAGATGCTGGATGGCGCCCACCAGAAGGGACAGGCGGTTTCGGTGCGCTGGCATTACGACAGCGACAATGACCGCGCGCTCGACATGGCGGAGGAAT
This window encodes:
- a CDS encoding SiaB family protein kinase, with amino-acid sequence MKGNELFNLQELLSRQKLLICFSGPFSHSVIEELGKAVRNHLENERIEKSAIMDVFSVYVEQAQNVRNYTASREALGRPIPANSGIVVIGKEDDHYVVSSGNLVEADDVPGLSAMLEKLRGLDKAGLKAAYKEQSRKPRESGASGAGLGLIDMARKASRPLEYSVRAVDDAYFFFSLEVQL
- the siaC gene encoding biofilm regulation phosphoprotein SiaC, translating into MDSLRIEATSCSPLIDFDPEAGLLRIEGESYPENSFDFYAPVFNWLEEYLMTPAPTVVLDIGLSYLNTSSIKCMIDVLEMLDGAHQKGQAVSVRWHYDSDNDRALDMAEEFAEDVSLPFEILAH